The following proteins are co-located in the Robbsia betulipollinis genome:
- the tyrS gene encoding tyrosine--tRNA ligase has translation MSSDSYTGAPAPGHARAAGAAPSWPVTDAVRQALAIARRGCDELLIEDEFTLKLARSAATGTPLRIKLGLDPTAPDIHLGHTVVLNKMRQLQDLGHTVIFLIGDFTSLIGDPSGRNSTRPPLTEEQIDVNAKTYFEQATLVLDREKTEVRHNREWLSPLGADGLIKLASRYTVARMLERDDFTKRFAGGVPISIHEFLYPLLQGYDSVALKADLELGGTDQKFNLLVGRELQKQSGQEPQCVLTMPLLEGLDGVDKMSKSKNNYIGISERPNDMFGKLMSISDTLMWRYFELLSFQSIEALARFRAEAEGGRNPRDFKVMLAQEIVTRFHSARDAERALEDFNHRARGGVPDDVPEVALSGAPLGIAALLKQAGLVPSGAEATRNIEQNGVRIDGTVVSDRALKLEAGVYVVQVGKRRFARVTLA, from the coding sequence ATGAGTTCAGACTCCTACACCGGCGCCCCTGCGCCGGGCCACGCGCGTGCTGCCGGCGCTGCGCCATCCTGGCCCGTCACCGACGCGGTTCGCCAGGCGCTTGCGATCGCGCGCCGGGGCTGCGACGAGCTGCTGATCGAGGACGAATTCACGCTGAAGCTCGCCCGTAGCGCCGCCACCGGCACGCCGCTGCGCATCAAGCTCGGCCTGGACCCGACCGCGCCCGACATCCATCTCGGCCATACGGTCGTGCTGAACAAGATGCGCCAGTTGCAGGATCTGGGGCATACGGTCATCTTCCTGATCGGCGACTTCACGTCGCTGATCGGCGATCCATCGGGCCGCAACAGCACGCGTCCGCCGCTGACGGAAGAACAGATCGACGTCAACGCGAAGACCTATTTCGAACAGGCGACGCTGGTGCTCGACCGCGAGAAGACCGAGGTGCGGCACAATCGCGAATGGTTGTCGCCGCTGGGCGCCGACGGCCTGATCAAGCTCGCCTCGCGCTACACGGTCGCGCGGATGCTGGAGCGCGACGATTTCACCAAGCGTTTCGCGGGCGGCGTGCCGATCTCGATCCACGAATTCCTGTACCCCTTGCTGCAGGGCTATGACTCGGTGGCGCTGAAGGCCGATCTCGAACTCGGCGGCACCGACCAGAAATTCAATCTGCTGGTGGGACGCGAATTGCAGAAACAGTCCGGTCAGGAGCCGCAGTGCGTGTTGACGATGCCGCTGCTCGAAGGCCTCGACGGCGTCGACAAGATGTCCAAGTCGAAGAACAACTACATCGGCATCAGCGAAAGGCCGAACGACATGTTCGGCAAGCTGATGAGCATTTCGGATACCCTGATGTGGCGGTATTTCGAACTGCTGTCGTTCCAGTCGATCGAGGCGCTGGCGCGGTTCAGGGCCGAGGCCGAGGGCGGACGCAACCCGCGCGACTTCAAGGTCATGCTGGCGCAGGAGATCGTCACGCGCTTTCATTCGGCCCGGGACGCGGAACGGGCGCTCGAGGATTTCAACCACCGCGCGCGCGGCGGCGTGCCGGACGACGTGCCGGAAGTGGCGCTGAGCGGCGCGCCGCTGGGCATCGCGGCCCTGCTGAAACAGGCGGGCCTGGTGCCGTCGGGGGCCGAGGCGACCCGCAATATCGAACAGAACGGCGTGCGCATCGATGGCACCGTCGTCAGCGACCGCGCATTGAAGCTGGAGGCGGGCGTCTATGTGGTGCAGGTGGGCAAGCGCCGCTTCGCGCGCGTCACGCTCGCATGA
- the dtd gene encoding D-aminoacyl-tRNA deacylase: MIGLVQRVTRAEVDIDGRRVGAIEAGLLALVCAERGDTPETAARLAAKLLGYRVFGDAAGKMNRSVQDLDGAGTPGGVLLVPQFTLAADTRSGSRPSFSGAATPELARVLFDGFVAEVRARHAQVSTGVFGAHMQVALVNDGPVTFWLRIPPAA; the protein is encoded by the coding sequence ATGATCGGTCTCGTGCAGCGCGTCACGCGCGCCGAGGTCGACATCGATGGCCGGCGCGTGGGCGCGATCGAGGCCGGCCTGCTGGCGCTGGTGTGCGCGGAACGGGGCGACACGCCCGAGACGGCGGCGCGTCTCGCCGCCAAGCTGCTCGGGTATCGGGTCTTCGGCGACGCGGCGGGGAAGATGAACCGCAGCGTCCAGGATCTCGACGGCGCGGGGACGCCGGGCGGCGTGCTGCTGGTGCCGCAGTTCACGCTTGCCGCCGACACACGGTCCGGCAGCCGTCCGAGCTTCTCCGGGGCCGCGACGCCGGAACTCGCGCGTGTCTTGTTCGATGGCTTCGTGGCCGAAGTGCGCGCGCGCCATGCGCAGGTGTCCACCGGCGTCTTCGGGGCACACATGCAGGTCGCGCTCGTCAACGACGGGCCGGTCACCTTCTGGCTGCGGATTCCGCCGGCAGCCTGA
- a CDS encoding histidine phosphatase family protein has product MADTFDGTTLILVRHGETGWNRIKRIQGQIDIALSPLGERQAALLGARTAAERAAREGTLGRIDAVVSSDLARAMQTAAPIARAAGVAVQADHGLRERHYGVFQGHDAATIRARAPDAYAHWIAHDPDFTPEGGESLRTLYGRVVRTLGAIARRHPGRTVVCVTHGGVLDCAYRFAAALPLTGPRACPVLNASVNRIVWHNGAPDAPVQAGADRAAVLAWADIAHLAGLVDTRDDV; this is encoded by the coding sequence ATGGCCGACACGTTCGACGGCACCACGCTGATCCTGGTTCGTCATGGCGAGACCGGCTGGAACCGGATCAAGCGCATACAGGGACAGATCGACATCGCACTGTCGCCGCTCGGCGAGCGGCAGGCCGCGCTGCTGGGCGCGCGGACCGCCGCCGAGCGGGCCGCGCGCGAGGGTACGTTGGGGCGGATCGACGCGGTGGTGAGCAGCGACCTCGCGCGCGCGATGCAGACGGCGGCACCGATCGCCCGCGCGGCCGGCGTCGCGGTACAGGCCGACCACGGCTTGCGCGAGCGTCATTACGGGGTCTTCCAGGGCCACGACGCCGCGACGATCCGCGCGCGGGCACCCGACGCCTATGCGCACTGGATCGCGCACGATCCCGATTTCACGCCGGAGGGCGGCGAATCCCTGCGCACGCTGTACGGCCGCGTGGTGCGGACATTGGGAGCGATCGCGCGCCGCCATCCAGGGCGCACCGTGGTGTGCGTCACGCACGGCGGCGTGCTCGACTGCGCCTACCGTTTCGCCGCGGCGCTGCCGCTGACGGGGCCGCGCGCCTGTCCGGTGCTCAACGCGAGCGTGAATCGCATCGTCTGGCACAACGGCGCGCCCGATGCCCCGGTGCAGGCCGGTGCCGACCGCGCAGCGGTGCTCGCCTGGGCCGATATCGCCCATCTGGCGGGTCTGGTCGACACGCGCGACGACGTCTAG
- a CDS encoding oxygenase MpaB family protein, whose product MSARPPSLRHPLDFLRARIASGVNRVTTDSKRRIDYGTPLGDPGLFGPDAVCWQVHADFTSMLVGGVAALLLQMLHPLALAGVWDHSTFRDDIHGRLGRTATFIAATTYGSRADALSLIERVRKIHEHVRGVAPDGTPYAANDPALLTWVHVAEMSSFLRAHLVYVNPDLSPQAQDRYYAETALVAEMLGARGVPRNRAEIADYLLEQRAVLVCDARTRAVVDVLMHAPAPNLATWPAARLLLHAGPDLLPDWAQAMFGLDRHAALRRLVVRAGVNGVAPVMRWALTNGVSKRARARVGAAGIETG is encoded by the coding sequence ATGTCCGCGCGTCCTCCTTCCCTGCGCCACCCGCTCGATTTCCTGCGCGCGCGCATCGCCAGCGGCGTGAATCGCGTCACGACCGACAGCAAGCGGCGCATCGACTACGGCACGCCGCTCGGCGACCCGGGACTGTTCGGGCCGGACGCCGTGTGCTGGCAGGTGCACGCCGATTTCACCTCGATGCTGGTCGGCGGGGTCGCCGCCCTGCTGCTGCAGATGCTGCACCCGCTGGCGCTGGCCGGCGTCTGGGACCATTCGACGTTCCGCGACGACATCCATGGCCGCCTCGGGCGCACCGCCACCTTCATCGCCGCCACCACCTACGGCAGCCGCGCCGATGCGCTGTCCCTCATCGAACGGGTCCGCAAGATCCATGAGCATGTGCGCGGCGTCGCGCCCGACGGCACGCCGTACGCGGCGAACGATCCCGCCTTGCTGACCTGGGTGCACGTGGCGGAGATGTCGAGTTTCCTGCGCGCCCACCTCGTCTACGTGAACCCGGATCTGTCGCCGCAGGCGCAGGACCGCTACTACGCGGAAACGGCGCTGGTCGCCGAAATGCTCGGCGCGCGCGGCGTGCCGCGCAACCGCGCGGAAATCGCCGACTATTTGCTCGAACAACGTGCGGTGCTGGTGTGCGATGCGCGCACGCGTGCGGTCGTCGACGTGCTGATGCATGCGCCGGCGCCGAATCTGGCGACCTGGCCGGCGGCCCGGCTGCTGCTGCACGCCGGTCCCGATCTGCTGCCCGACTGGGCGCAGGCGATGTTCGGCCTGGATCGCCATGCCGCGCTGCGCCGCCTGGTGGTACGCGCCGGCGTCAACGGCGTCGCGCCGGTCATGCGCTGGGCGCTGACCAACGGGGTATCGAAACGGGCACGGGCGCGCGTTGGCGCGGCTGGGATCGAAACGGGCTAG
- the ruvB gene encoding Holliday junction branch migration DNA helicase RuvB: protein MIETDKLSGERLISAAPTSVREEAYERALRPRQLDEYVGQQKVRGQLEIFVQAARKRAEALDHVLLFGPPGLGKTTLAHIIAREMGVNLRQTSGPVLERAGDLAALLTNLEANDVLFIDEIHRLSPVVEEILYPALEDYQIDIMIGEGPGARSVKLDLQPFTLVGATTRAGMLTNPLRDRFGIVARLEFYTATELTKIVQRSANLLGAEIGPEGAFEIAKRSRGTPRIANRLLRRVRDYAEVKADGRITPAIADAALEMLDVDPVGFDVMDRKLLEAILEKFDGGPVGLDNLAAAIGEERDTIEDVIEPYLIQQGYVQRTPRGRIATLLAYRHFGIASPDSAPVRDLWEAPPGA from the coding sequence ATGATCGAAACAGACAAACTTTCCGGCGAGCGGCTGATTTCCGCGGCACCCACGTCGGTGCGCGAGGAAGCCTACGAACGCGCGCTGCGCCCGCGGCAGCTCGACGAATACGTCGGCCAGCAGAAAGTGCGCGGTCAGCTCGAGATCTTCGTCCAGGCGGCCCGCAAGCGCGCCGAGGCGCTCGATCACGTGCTGCTGTTCGGTCCGCCCGGATTGGGCAAGACCACCCTCGCGCACATTATCGCGCGCGAGATGGGCGTTAATCTGCGGCAGACGTCGGGGCCCGTGCTCGAACGCGCCGGCGATCTCGCCGCGCTGCTGACCAATCTCGAAGCGAACGACGTGCTGTTCATCGACGAAATCCACCGGCTCTCGCCGGTCGTCGAGGAGATTCTGTACCCGGCCCTCGAGGACTACCAGATCGACATCATGATCGGCGAGGGGCCGGGCGCGCGCAGCGTCAAGCTCGACCTGCAGCCGTTCACGCTGGTGGGCGCGACGACCCGCGCCGGCATGCTGACCAACCCGCTGCGCGACCGCTTCGGCATCGTCGCCCGGCTCGAATTCTATACCGCGACCGAGCTGACGAAGATCGTGCAGCGCTCGGCGAACCTGCTGGGCGCGGAAATCGGTCCCGAGGGCGCGTTCGAGATCGCCAAGCGCTCGCGCGGCACGCCGCGTATCGCCAACCGTCTGCTGCGGCGCGTGCGCGACTATGCCGAAGTCAAGGCCGACGGCCGCATCACGCCAGCCATCGCCGACGCGGCGCTCGAAATGCTCGACGTCGATCCGGTGGGTTTCGACGTGATGGACCGCAAGCTGCTCGAAGCCATCCTCGAGAAATTCGACGGCGGGCCGGTCGGCCTGGACAATCTTGCGGCGGCGATCGGCGAGGAACGCGACACCATCGAGGACGTGATCGAGCCCTATCTGATCCAGCAGGGCTACGTGCAGCGCACGCCGCGCGGGCGCATCGCGACGCTGCTCGCCTACCGGCATTTCGGCATCGCGTCGCCGGACAGCGCCCCGGTGCGGGACTTGTGGGAAGCGCCGCCCGGCGCCTAG
- the ruvA gene encoding Holliday junction branch migration protein RuvA, translating into MIGRIAGVLLEKNPPHILVDCAGVGYEIAVPMSTFYGLPHLNEKVVLLVQQIVREDAHLLYGFGSAQERGAFREMLKITGVGARMALAVLSGMNVGELAQAVTMQEVGSLTRVPGIGKKTAERLLLELKGKLGADLGAAGAGGAAPVNEGSDVLHALLALGYSEKESQLQVRALPAGTDVSTGIRLALKALSRN; encoded by the coding sequence ATGATCGGTCGAATCGCTGGTGTCCTGCTTGAAAAAAATCCACCGCACATCCTGGTGGACTGCGCGGGCGTGGGTTACGAAATCGCGGTGCCGATGAGCACCTTCTACGGGCTGCCGCATCTGAACGAGAAGGTGGTGCTGCTGGTTCAGCAGATCGTGCGCGAGGATGCGCACCTGCTGTACGGCTTCGGCAGCGCGCAGGAGCGCGGCGCGTTCCGCGAGATGCTCAAGATCACCGGCGTCGGCGCGCGCATGGCGCTCGCGGTGCTGTCCGGCATGAACGTCGGCGAACTCGCCCAGGCGGTGACGATGCAGGAAGTCGGCAGCCTGACGCGCGTGCCCGGCATCGGCAAGAAAACCGCCGAACGCCTGCTGCTCGAACTCAAGGGCAAGCTGGGCGCCGATCTTGGCGCGGCCGGCGCCGGCGGCGCGGCACCGGTCAACGAAGGCAGCGACGTGCTGCACGCGTTGCTCGCGCTCGGCTATTCGGAAAAGGAATCGCAACTCCAGGTGCGCGCGCTGCCGGCGGGCACCGACGTCTCGACCGGCATCCGCCTGGCGTTGAAGGCCCTGTCGCGCAACTGA
- the ruvC gene encoding crossover junction endodeoxyribonuclease RuvC, with the protein MRILGIDPGLRVTGFGVIEKHGQRLDYVTSGVIRSGDGDLPARLGVIFAGVSSLVRQYAPDQSSIEKVFVNVNPQSTLLLGQARGAAICALVGGGVPVAEYTALQLKQAVVGSGRARKDQVQEMVARLLCLSGLPGTDAADALGVAICHANASAILGQLSDLAPQLVRKGMRVRRGRLIG; encoded by the coding sequence ATGAGAATCCTGGGCATCGATCCCGGCTTGCGGGTCACGGGCTTCGGCGTCATCGAGAAGCACGGCCAGCGGCTCGACTACGTCACCAGCGGCGTGATCCGCAGCGGCGACGGCGATCTGCCCGCGCGCCTCGGCGTCATCTTCGCGGGCGTCTCCTCGCTGGTGCGGCAGTACGCACCGGACCAGTCGTCGATCGAGAAGGTCTTCGTCAACGTCAATCCGCAATCCACCCTGCTGCTGGGCCAGGCGCGCGGCGCGGCGATCTGCGCGCTGGTGGGCGGCGGCGTTCCGGTGGCCGAATACACCGCGCTGCAACTCAAGCAGGCGGTGGTCGGCAGCGGCCGCGCGCGCAAGGACCAGGTGCAGGAAATGGTCGCGCGCCTGCTGTGTCTCTCCGGCCTGCCCGGCACCGACGCCGCCGATGCGCTGGGCGTCGCGATCTGTCACGCCAATGCGAGCGCCATTCTCGGCCAGTTGAGCGATCTGGCGCCGCAGCTCGTGCGCAAGGGCATGCGTGTGCGCCGCGGCCGGCTGATCGGCTGA
- the purH gene encoding bifunctional phosphoribosylaminoimidazolecarboxamide formyltransferase/IMP cyclohydrolase, whose product MIKQALISVSDKSGVVDFARSLAELGVSILSTGGTARLLAESGLAVTEVGDYTGFPEMLDGRVKTLHPKIHGGILARRDLPEHVAAIDAHGIPTIDLLVVNLYPFRETIARDDATLEEAIENIDIGGPTMLRSAAKNHRDVTVLVDPADYAGVLEEMRANGNTVGYPTNFRLATKVFAHTAQYDGAITNYLTSLGDARLHSERNAYPATLNVAFEKVQDLRYGENPHQSGAFYRDLAAPVGALSAYRQLQGKELSYNNIADADAAWECVKTFDVPACVIVKHANPCGVAIADTPAGAYAKAFATDPTSAFGGIIAFNREVDEATAEAVSRQFVEVLLAPSFTAGAQQLLNAKQNVRVLAITLPAAGAPATNALDFKRVGGGLLVQSADDKNIRPEELRVVTRRQPTPKEMDDLLFAWRVAKFVKSNAIVFCANGQTLGVGAGQMSRIDSARIASIKAENAGLTLAGSAVASDAFFPFRDGLDVVVRAGATCVIHPGGSMRDNEVIAAADEQNVAMVLTGTRHFRH is encoded by the coding sequence ATGATCAAACAAGCGCTTATCTCCGTATCCGATAAATCGGGCGTCGTCGACTTCGCCCGCTCCCTCGCCGAACTGGGGGTGTCGATCCTCTCGACCGGCGGCACCGCGCGGCTGCTCGCCGAATCCGGCCTCGCCGTGACCGAAGTGGGCGACTACACCGGCTTTCCGGAAATGCTCGACGGCCGGGTCAAGACCCTGCATCCGAAGATCCACGGCGGCATCCTCGCGCGCCGCGATCTCCCGGAACACGTCGCGGCCATCGACGCGCACGGCATCCCGACGATCGACCTGCTGGTGGTCAATCTCTACCCGTTTCGCGAGACCATCGCGCGGGACGACGCCACGCTCGAGGAAGCGATCGAAAACATCGACATCGGCGGCCCGACGATGCTGCGTTCCGCCGCGAAGAACCACCGCGACGTGACCGTGCTGGTCGACCCGGCGGATTACGCGGGCGTGCTCGAGGAAATGCGCGCGAACGGCAACACGGTCGGCTATCCGACCAACTTCCGTCTCGCGACCAAGGTTTTCGCCCACACCGCGCAGTACGACGGCGCGATCACGAACTATCTGACGAGCCTCGGCGACGCGCGCCTGCACAGCGAGCGCAACGCCTATCCCGCGACGCTCAACGTCGCGTTCGAGAAGGTCCAGGACCTGCGCTACGGCGAAAACCCGCACCAGAGCGGTGCCTTCTACCGCGACCTGGCGGCCCCGGTCGGCGCGCTGTCCGCCTACCGCCAGTTGCAGGGCAAGGAACTGTCGTACAACAACATCGCCGACGCCGACGCCGCCTGGGAATGCGTAAAGACCTTCGACGTGCCCGCCTGCGTCATCGTCAAGCATGCGAACCCCTGCGGCGTGGCGATCGCCGACACCCCCGCCGGCGCCTACGCGAAGGCCTTCGCGACCGACCCGACCTCGGCGTTCGGCGGCATCATCGCCTTCAACCGCGAAGTCGACGAAGCCACCGCCGAAGCCGTGAGCAGGCAGTTCGTCGAAGTGCTGCTCGCGCCGTCGTTCACCGCCGGCGCGCAGCAACTGCTCAACGCCAAGCAGAACGTCCGGGTGCTGGCCATCACGCTGCCCGCCGCGGGCGCACCTGCCACCAACGCGCTCGACTTCAAGCGCGTGGGCGGCGGTCTGCTGGTGCAGTCGGCGGACGACAAGAACATCCGTCCCGAGGAACTGCGGGTGGTGACGCGGCGCCAGCCCACGCCGAAGGAAATGGACGACCTGCTGTTCGCCTGGCGCGTCGCCAAGTTCGTCAAGTCCAACGCGATCGTCTTCTGCGCGAACGGTCAGACGCTGGGCGTCGGTGCCGGCCAGATGAGCCGGATCGACTCGGCCCGCATCGCCAGCATCAAGGCCGAGAACGCCGGGTTGACGCTCGCCGGGTCGGCGGTCGCATCGGACGCCTTCTTCCCGTTCCGTGACGGCCTCGACGTGGTCGTGCGGGCGGGCGCCACGTGCGTGATCCATCCGGGCGGTTCGATGCGCGACAACGAAGTCATCGCCGCCGCCGACGAGCAGAACGTCGCGATGGTGCTGACCGGCACGCGCCACTTCCGCCATTGA
- a CDS encoding Fis family transcriptional regulator, which produces MSRHHIERCVRDSLNEYFQDLDGSNPNAIYEMIISCVEKPMLEVVLERASGNQSLAAEYLGINRNTLRKKLQQHGLL; this is translated from the coding sequence ATGAGCAGACATCACATCGAACGGTGTGTCCGTGACAGCCTGAACGAATACTTCCAGGATCTCGACGGATCGAATCCGAACGCGATCTACGAGATGATCATTTCCTGCGTCGAAAAACCGATGCTCGAAGTGGTGCTCGAGCGCGCGAGCGGCAACCAGTCGCTCGCGGCGGAGTATCTCGGGATCAACCGCAATACGCTGCGCAAGAAGCTGCAGCAGCACGGCCTGCTGTAG
- the dusB gene encoding tRNA dihydrouridine synthase DusB has product MLRIGSHSLRNALFVAPMAGVTDRPFRQLCKHLGAGYAVSEMVASNALLWKSEKTLRRADHTGEVEPVSVQIAGADPRMLADAARHNVAHGAQIIDINMGCPAKKVCNVAAGSALLQNEALVAEILEAVVGAVGVGPDAVPVTLKIRTGWNPENRNALTIARIAEASGIAMLTIHGRTRADLYRGDAEYATIAAVKAAISIPVVANGDIDSPEKARQVLRATGADALMIGRAAQGRPWIFREIAHYLDTGEHLPAPRVDEIQQVMNRHLEDHYAFYGEFTGVRTARKHIGWYTRALVGANAFRHRMNTLDTTREQLAAVNTFFDEQKVRSERLVYDTGDTGDTVPDRADTAGTPPPTNRLAA; this is encoded by the coding sequence ATGCTTCGCATCGGATCTCATTCGCTTCGCAATGCCTTGTTCGTCGCGCCCATGGCCGGCGTGACCGACCGGCCCTTCCGGCAGTTGTGCAAACACCTGGGCGCCGGCTACGCGGTGTCGGAGATGGTGGCATCGAACGCACTGCTGTGGAAAAGCGAAAAGACGCTGCGCCGCGCGGACCACACCGGCGAGGTCGAACCGGTGTCGGTCCAGATCGCCGGCGCCGACCCGCGCATGCTGGCCGACGCGGCGCGCCATAACGTCGCGCACGGCGCGCAGATCATCGACATCAACATGGGCTGCCCGGCGAAGAAGGTCTGCAATGTCGCCGCCGGTTCGGCGTTGTTGCAGAACGAGGCACTGGTGGCCGAGATTCTCGAGGCCGTCGTCGGCGCCGTGGGCGTCGGCCCGGACGCCGTCCCGGTCACGCTCAAGATCCGCACCGGCTGGAATCCGGAAAACCGCAACGCCCTGACGATCGCCCGGATCGCCGAGGCGTCCGGCATCGCGATGCTGACCATCCATGGCCGCACGCGCGCCGACCTCTACAGGGGCGACGCGGAGTACGCGACGATCGCCGCGGTGAAGGCGGCGATTTCGATCCCGGTGGTGGCGAACGGCGACATCGATTCCCCGGAAAAAGCTCGGCAGGTGCTGCGCGCGACCGGCGCCGACGCATTGATGATCGGTCGCGCCGCGCAAGGGCGGCCATGGATCTTTCGCGAGATTGCCCACTATCTGGACACCGGCGAGCACTTGCCTGCGCCGCGGGTCGACGAAATCCAGCAGGTCATGAACCGGCACCTCGAGGACCATTACGCGTTCTATGGCGAATTCACCGGCGTGCGTACTGCGCGCAAGCACATCGGCTGGTACACTCGCGCCCTCGTCGGCGCCAATGCGTTCCGGCACCGCATGAACACGCTGGACACGACCCGGGAACAACTGGCCGCCGTCAATACCTTCTTCGACGAGCAGAAAGTCCGATCGGAACGTCTCGTCTATGACACCGGCGACACCGGCGACACCGTCCCGGACCGCGCCGACACCGCCGGCACACCGCCTCCCACGAACCGACTCGCCGCATGA